The stretch of DNA GTTTGCAGCGCCATGGCCGCATCAGTGGCTTGATTACGCAGAATGTCGACACCTTGCACGATCAGGCCGGCAGTCATGACGTGATCGAACTGCACGGCAGCCTGCATCGCGTGCTGTGCCTGGATTGCGGCCAGCGCAGTGAGCGCGATTCGATTCAGCGTCTGATGGAACAGCAGAATCCGTACCTGGCCGGCGTCGACGCAGTGCAGGCACCGGACGGCGATACTCTGCTCGACCCGACGTTCGAAGCACGCTTTCAGGTGCCGCACTGCCCCCATTGCGCAGGTGAGCGGATGAAACCTGACGTGGTGTTTTTCGGCGAAAACGTCGCGCAGGCCACAGCGGCACGGGCCATGGCGGCGGCAGAAACAGCGGCGGGGATGCTGGTGGTCGGGTCTTCGTTGATGGCGTATTCGGCGTTTCGTCTGTGCCGGGTGATCGCCGATCGCGGCAAGCCGTTGATTGCGGTCAACCTGGGCAAGACCCGGGCGGATGAATTACTCGACTTGAAGATCGAGGCCTCCTGCGAACAGCTCCTGCCGTTGCTATCGCAACAGCTCATCTCCTGAACACATAAATTCCCTGTAGGAGTGAGCCTGCTCGCGAAAGCGTCTTGTCAGCCAACATCTTTGCAGACTGAAACACCGCTATCGCGAGCACGCTCACTCCTACAGGTTCAATGTTCGGCTTTGAGGATATCGAACAGTGCCTGCGCCGCTGCCGACAGTTCATTGCCCGGCTCGGTCAACACGCCAATCGCCCGTTCCACGGAATCATTCAGCGTCAGGCAGTGCGCGCCCAGTTCCTGCATCTGCTCGGCGCACAGTGCCGGC from Pseudomonas sp. TH06 encodes:
- a CDS encoding NAD-dependent protein deacetylase, which produces MLDSPIREHLDTLQQAMADGDFLVLTGAGISTPSGIPDYRDSDGVRRGRQPMMYQEFLAAPESRRRYWARAMLGWPRVRQAQPNAAHEALASLQRHGRISGLITQNVDTLHDQAGSHDVIELHGSLHRVLCLDCGQRSERDSIQRLMEQQNPYLAGVDAVQAPDGDTLLDPTFEARFQVPHCPHCAGERMKPDVVFFGENVAQATAARAMAAAETAAGMLVVGSSLMAYSAFRLCRVIADRGKPLIAVNLGKTRADELLDLKIEASCEQLLPLLSQQLIS